In Belonocnema kinseyi isolate 2016_QV_RU_SX_M_011 chromosome 4, B_treatae_v1, whole genome shotgun sequence, a single window of DNA contains:
- the LOC117170688 gene encoding tRNA-dihydrouridine(20a/20b) synthase [NAD(P)+]-like: MSRDIVGILEDPKITKICAPMVRYSKLQFRALVRRYDCEICFTPMILADSFVQSSKARDNEFTTNSEDGPLIVQFAANKPQDFVQAAEMVAPYSNGVDLNCGCPQRWAMKEGYGANLLSKPQLIKDLIYQVRNRIPNPFTVSVKIRILKDIKKVVQLCQTIENAGASFITVHARTPEMRNEPIDLESLKILRDSVKIPMIANGGVKSLEDAELLYQESRCNGVMAAGGILTNPALFSGHSNTPLSCVQDWLDITSSMSTNFLTFHHHLVFMLEKVLPKKEKKVFNVLQDKDSVLTFLEDYYGLRPKETNSSCEKIDFVFQSAANKRCSKSETLNNDGLSNLFLENLFVS, encoded by the exons atgtctcGCGATATTGTAGGAATATTAGAAGATcctaaaatcacaaaaatatgtgCACCGATGGTTAGGTACAGCAA gctGCAGTTTCGGGCTTTAGTGAGACGCTATGATTGTGAAATTTGTTTCACACCAATGATTTTAGCAGATTCTTTTGTGCAATCTTCAAAAGCTCGTgataatgaatttacaacaaattcaGAAGATGGACCACTTATTGTACAATTTGCAGCTAATAAGCCCCAGGATTTCGTCCAGGCTGCAGAAATGGTTGCCcc gtattCGAACGGCGTAGATTTAAATTGTGGCTGCCCTCAACGCTGGGCTATGAAGGAGGGGTACGGAGCAAATTTATTAAGCAAGCCTCAGcttataaaagatttaatataCCAAGTTCGAAATCGCATTCCTAATCCTTTCACAGTCTCAGTGAAAATTCGCATCTTAAAAGATATAAAGAAAGTGGTTCAACTCTGCCAAACAATAGAAAATGCAGGAGCATCTTTCATCACAGTTCATGCAAGAACACCAGAAATGCGAAACGAGCCGATCgatttagaaagtttaaaaatattgagggATTCTGTTAAAATACCAATGATTGCTAACGGAGGTGTTAAGAGTTTAGAAGATGCAGAGCTTCTTTACCAGGAATCCAGATGTAATGGAGTGATGGCTGCAGGAGGAATTTTAACCAATCCTGCTTTATTTTCTGGACATTCAAATACACCTTTAAGTTGTGTTCAAGACTGGCTTGATATAACTTCAAGCATGTCTACTAATTTTTTGACTTTTCATCATCATTTGGTTTTTATGCTGGAAAAAGTTTTACCTAAGAAGGAGAAGAAAGTTTTTAACGTTTTACAAGATAAGGACtctgttttaacttttttagaaGACTATTACGGATTGAGGCCTAAGGAGACTAATAGtagttgtgaaaaaattgactttgtgTTTCAATCTGCAGCGAATAAGCGTTGTTCGAAGAGTGAGACCCTCAATAATGATggtttatctaatttatttttggaaaatttatttgtgaGCTGA
- the LOC117170689 gene encoding mitochondrial import inner membrane translocase subunit Tim16-like produces MAKYLAQIIILGTTMVGKAFARALRQELAASQEAARRAGGGQKGAQRAAANAKTGLTLEEAMKILNVEKLEESEQIDKHYKYLVEANDRSKGGSFYLQSKVVRAKERIDEELQNLGEQKQKKYRRGQPET; encoded by the coding sequence atggCAAAGTACTTAGCACAAATAATCATCCTCGGCACGACAATGGTAGGAAAAGCTTTTGCGAGAGCTCTTCGTCAGGAACTTGCTGCTAGTCAGGAAGCTGCTCGTAGAGCTGGAGGTGGACAGAAAGGGGCTCAGAGAGCAGCTGCAAATGCTAAGACTGGTCTTACTCTAGAAGAAGCTATGAAAATTCTCAACGTGGAAAAACTGGAGGAAAGTGAACAAATAGATAAACATTACAAATATCTCGTGGAAGCGAACGATAGGTCGAAAGGAGGATCTTTTTACCTTCAGTCCAAAGTAGTCAGAGCAAAGGAACGAATTGACGAGGAACTCCAGAATTTAGGtgaacaaaaacagaaaaaatatagaAGAGGGCAACCGGAAACATGa